Proteins encoded within one genomic window of Schistocerca gregaria isolate iqSchGreg1 unplaced genomic scaffold, iqSchGreg1.2 ptg000831l, whole genome shotgun sequence:
- the LOC126322693 gene encoding peroxisomal membrane protein PEX14-like: protein MERQSSEEGRNGVRNDGPASADDDTIRAQQRPTHEAAKPTFQEGSDRFLTDSSGSDSSLKPSANYSNRDNHSTNTKLNSVQSAPQQPLRENMIDAAVAFLKNPRIKSSPLDQKISFLLQKKGLTEAELEIALTRAGFSNSTRSSRESAANRNSEYGSQSRPPSNPSVPHYVPYTPATNQGFLSLRAIGLIVFVCMSIHSVVSYLIKKFMARFYWPEKSTLAQRITALEAQVRATERLVSSQVGEFLEALNLVKKCLKIQKKEYEDSQKLLVLQQEEGDYKLSELKKSISTLRHLLPTIPTNSQLSTHPSNFKLQNEYWAEVKNELQSLKNTIKLLSQSGQLKAPARLQPLTTSKAIHPELSPTESPSISSNACQTSTLASVNDNNQNDKCIPESLRSPDNFKKIGIPPWQREQTDSSSSPSLTLQAAAGHSDPPPSSENCES from the exons ATGGAGCGCCAGTCTTCTGAAGAAGGAAGGAATGGCGTTCGCAATGACGGGCCAGCGTCAGCCGACGACGATACAATACGTGCACAGCAAAGACCGACGCACGAAGCGGCCAAGCCAACTTTCCAAGAAGGATCAGATCGCTTTTTGACAGATTCGTCTGGAAGCGATTCTAGCTTAAAACCGTCTGCCAACTACAGCAACCGCGACAATCACTCTACAAATACCAAATTGAATAGCGTACAATCCGCTCCACAACAGCCACTTAGAGAAAACATGATCGATGCGGCTGTAGCATTTCTCAAAAATCCCCGTATAAAGTCGAGTCCCCTGGACCAAAAAATTtcgtttcttcttcagaaaaaagGCCTGACCGAAGCGGAGCTAGAAATCGCCCTGACGAGAGCAGGCTTCAGCAACAGTACGAGAAGCTCGCGAG AATCGGCTGCCAACAGGAATTCCGAATACGGGTCTCAATCCAGGCCTCCATCCAACCCTTCCGTGCCTCATTATGTTCCTTATACCCCAGCGACCAACCAAGGATTTTTATCGCTACGTGCAATTGGCCTCATCGTCTTTGTGTGTATGAGCATTCATTCTGTCGTCTCATATCTGATTAAAAAATTCATGGCCCGGTTTTATTGGCCTGAGAAATCGACTTTAGCTCAACGAATAACCGCTCTGGAAGCTCAAGTCAGAGCTACCGAGCGACTTGTATCATCTCAAGTAGGTGAATTTCTAGAAGCACTAAATTTGGTCAAAAAGTgcttaaaaattcaaaaaaaagaGTATGAAGATTCTCAAAAACTTCTCGTCCTACAACAAGAAGAAGGAGATTATAAACTTTCAGAATTAAAAAAGAGCATTTCAACTCTAAGGCATCTATTGCCGACTATTCCTACAAACAGTCAGCTATCGACACACCCATCTAATTTCAAACTACAAAATGAATATTGGGCAGAAGTTAAAAACGAATTACAAAGTctaaaaaataccatcaaattactTTCACAGTCCGGACAACTCAAAGCACCTGCTCGTCTCCAACCTCTTACCACCTCTAAAGCAATACACCCAGAACTATCGCCCACGGAATCTCCTTCAATCTCTTCTAATGCCTGTCAAACGTCCACCCTTGCCTCTGTCAACGATAATAACCAAAACGATAAATGCATTCCCGAATCACTTCGTTCGCCtgataatttcaaaaaaattggaatTCCTCCATGGCAACGAGAACAAACTGACTCATCTTCTAGCCCCTCACTAACACTGCAAGCTGCAGCAGGCCATTCAGACCCGCCACCATCTTCTGAAAATTGTGAATCCTAA
- the LOC126322678 gene encoding ubiquitin-like modifier-activating enzyme 5, with the protein MHSPRSSELEALKRRVMKLESELDSLQIGKPTRERLEVMSDVVVDSNPYSRLMALKKMGIVKNYEEIRRRTVVVVGIGGIGSTACEMMARCGIGKLIMLDYDKIELANMNRLFFCPEHVGQLKTAAAARILAKINPDVIYEPHDMDVTELAYFRRFCQILSTGGLCGQKVDLVLGCVDNYQARSSINQACLETDVPWYESGVSEDAMGGHIQLIIPGLTACFECVPPLIVASGIDESTLKREGVCAASLPTTMGVISSLLVQNSLKYLLRFGKVGFYLGYQALLDFFPSHMIHPNSECRNSWCTKRQLMCREQTERNPRLAEQFDFCAKNKLTGSDTVHHQENSYGITVEGSSCDVEEAERLPAGLNFLHPRFSAQDRQEDAFQQKGTSEDACPDWYRIESLRRQLKEL; encoded by the exons ATGCATTCCCCTCGAAGCAGTGAGCTTGAGGCTCTGAAGCGTCGGGTTATGAAATTAGAGAGTGAACTCGACAGTCTTCAAATAGGAAAGCCTACTCGAGAGAGACTCGAAGTGATGAGCGATGTCGTCGTTGATTCTAACCCATATAG CCGTCTGATGGCTTTGAAGAAGATGGGAATTGTCAAAAATTACGAGGAAATTCGTCGACGCACTGTTGTCGTCGTTGGAATTGGGGGCATAGGAAGCACTGCTTGCGAAATGATGGCTAGGTGTGGCATTGGGAAACTCATCATGCTCGACTATGATAAAATCGAGTTGGCGAACATGAATAG ACTTTTTTTTTGCCCTGAGCATGTGGGACAGCtcaaaacagcagcagcagctcgcATTTTGGCAAAGATCAATCCGGATGTTATATACGAACCTCATGACATGGATGTGACCGAGCTTGCCTATTTCCGTCGCTTTTGTCAGATATTGTCTACTGGAGGTCTATGCGGTCAGAAGGTGGATCTTGTTCTCGGATGTGTCGATAATTACCAAGCCAGGAGTAGTATCAACCAAGCTTGCTTGGAGACGGACGTCCCGTGGTATGAATCTGGTGTTTCAGAAGACGCAATGGGCGGACACATTCAACTAATAATTCCAGGCTTGACGGCTTGCTTCGAATGTGTCCCGCCGTTGATAGTTGCTTCTGGAATAGACGAGTCTACACTCAAGAGAGAAGGAGTGTGCGCTGCATCTTTACCGACGACGATGGGCGTTATCAGTTCGTTGTTAGTTCAGAACAGTTTAAAATATCTTTTGCGATTTGGAAAGGTTGGTTTTTACCTGGGGTATCAGGCTCTGTTGGACTTTTTTCCTTCTCATATGATTCATCCGAACAGCGAGTGCAGAAATTCATGGTGCACAAAAAGGCAGCTTATGTGCAGAGAGCAGACCGAAAGGAATCCGAGACTTGCCGAACAGTTTGATTTTTGTGCAAAAAACAAATTGACAGGTTCTGACACTGTGCACCATCAAGAAAACAGCTATG GAATTACCGTAGAGGGATCCTCTTGCGATGTCGAGGAAGCTGAACGCCTCCCAGCAGGGCTGAATTTTCTTCACCCCAGGTTCAGCGCTCAGGATCGACAAGAGGACGCGTTTCAACAGAAGGGGACGAGTGAGGACGCTTGTCCAGACTGGTACAGAATTGAATCACTCCGGCGACAGCTTAAGGAATTATAG